The following is a genomic window from Dioscorea cayenensis subsp. rotundata cultivar TDr96_F1 chromosome 10, TDr96_F1_v2_PseudoChromosome.rev07_lg8_w22 25.fasta, whole genome shotgun sequence.
AGTTGACGAAATAAATGATGGTTTTCATTCTTCCCCTTCACAAGCACCACAACCAAGCTGTTGCAACTTGCTCAAATATTGTATTTTGAGTGATCTAAGGCAGTGAATCTGCCCAATAAGTTGAAGGTCCAAGTTTTGACAGGGAAAAAGTTCTAAAGCTTCGAGACTAGTGAGATATCCATCTTGCAACCAGCTCGGAGTTTTGGCTCCACAGAACCAATTAATTTGCAGCTCTTTCAGGTTTTGATGTGGCTTGAGACCTTTAAGAACTGAGTCATCAGATTCTCCAGAAATGTCATCCTCTGGACTATTCCTTGACCACCGTAGCTCCAACTTACTGATTTTCTCTTTCTCATTCATCTTGGCTTGTTTAGCCTCTTCCTCTTTGTACAATGTGTCAATATTTGAGATGCGAAGCACTCCTCAGAGCTGTTTCATGTCTTTGAGCTCTTCTATTCTGTGTCCATCTTCGCTCATAACAATGAATTCCTCTAGCTCCTGCAAGAGTTTGAGCTTTCCAAGCCTGTAAATTCTTGAGATTTTATCAGTATCTCCTATCAGATGCCGCAGATTAATCAAATTCGACATGCATTTTGTAAAGGTTTGCTAGAGAATGAGATGCTCAGCTTCAGAGTCTGCAAATTGTATAGACTACACAATTCATCTGGCACAGTGGAAACAACAGTGTGGGAAAGGTCAAGATATCTGAGTTGTTTTAAGTTTCCAATTGATTCAGGCAAGTGTCTTAATCTTTTGTCGCCCAAACAGAGCACCCTTACACACTTCAATTTCATGAACAAAGAGCCATACTCAAAATTTGTTCTAGTTGTTCGAATAAAGAGAAGTGTGCGCAGGTTATTGAGCAAAATTTCTGCCATCTTCATATTATCAGATATGAGTGCTATATGGCGGATGCTCACCTTTTCATTCTTATGTTGATTGCTGGATTTATCAGTGCCTGATAAGCAGAGGGATTCATCCGCAGTAACAGCCATCACTAAGCTGTGCACCAAGCTGTGCATCTTGTATTCACTTCCGAAGCTCTGTAACAAGGATCTTTGTGCAAGATAAATGAGATACTGGTTGCCAGTATCCTCAATTTGTCTTCCTGGTTGAGGTTGAATCAAGCCATGAGCCATCCACATTTTTACTATGTTATCCTTCTTGAACTTGTGATTTCGAGGGAAAAGAGAGCAGTATGAGAAGCATTGCTTGATGTGAGGTGAAAGGTGCTAATAGCTTAGCAGCAGAGCAGGAGAAATATTGTATAACTCTTCAGGTTTAGACTTCCAAACATCAGCGTTCAATATCATTCTCCAGTAATTAAGGTTGACATTAGAACATAAGAGAGATCCAACTACTCTGGCAGCTAGTGGTAGCCCCTCCAACTTTGCTGCAATCTGCATTCCAACTTCTTCTAGTTGTGCCTTTGTCTGCCCAGATGCAACAGCTTCAAGATTTGAAACTTGCCTCAACAAAGACCAGCAGTCTCTGTGGGACAGGCCCTTCAAATGGTAGCTTGTCGATGGCAGTCtcatattattaacaaattctTCATTCTCAGTGATGAACAAGATTTTGCTGCCAACTTGTCCAAGCTGCAACTTCTCCCACACCACCCCCATTCAATCTTATCATTCTGCACATCATCCAAGATGAGGAGAAATCACCCTTCAGCTAATTGAGCATCAAACTTCTCTTGTGTTTCTCTTCCAACTGAAGACAAAATGGATTTTGATAGCCTCTCATTGTCATAGGATCCCGATGCTGTAACCCACAACTTAAGCTTGAAATAGCTTGTCACTTCCTTGTCATTATAGATAATGCGTGCAAAAGTCATCTTCCCAACACCACTCTTGCCAACAATGGCAACAAGAGAAAGATTTACCTGAGAAGGTTCATCAGAATTcaacaaaaatttcatcaacTTCTCTTTATCTTCATCTCTCCCAAACTCTACCGAATTTGCAGTTGTGGCTTCTATTGCTTCAACTCCATGACTGATCATGCGGTTGCTTGATCGTCCACGATGAAGATTAAGATATAAAGGCTTCTTTCTCCTTAAATCTTGTACTCTCCTCTGAATGTTTTGTATCATGAGCTCTGTTTGTGAGGTAGGGTGTTCTTGGCCACAGTTGAACATGAGACAACTGCGCTGGTCTACCACCTCCATGCTGCTATTTGTACCGACTTCAAGTTTTTGACCTCTGGGAATTAAGCAATCTAGCAAGTCATCAGCATCATATGCAACTTCTTTAAGCTCACGGAGCCAGGTTCGCACGGCCTTGCTCTTGATCTGTTTCTTCTCGGCAGCTTCGAGTGTACTCACTTGAATTGCAAGAAAGGCTTTGAGAAGTCTCTCCAACTCCTTGTCAACATTGAGTGGGAGCTGATCACTTGCTGCAATAGTGGACTGTAACCTCCCACACAGTCCTTGGAGAAAGACCGACACCACTGCCATGATCTTTGGCTTAACAGCATCTCCCAAGTCTCAACCTGAAACAAGAACTAAATCATAGAAAGTTGCTGGTATTCATTGTTTGAGGTTTCATTTCATACCATTGCTCAGCAGGTTGAATTTTCTAAGCTGATGTCTATATATTTCCTAGTATTTAAATCCCACTTGCTTGTTTGGCAGATCAAGGTAATGcatatttcctattttttaaaatcccacTTGCTATTTGGTAGATTAAACTGATGCacatttcctatttttttaaatcccacTTGCTTCTTTGGCAGATCAAATTGATGCATATTTTAAATCCCACTTGCTTATCACTACACGTTGGCCAGAcacaaaagaataaatttctttttaaattttaatgctCGGCGGTTAaggttttaaatattatttgttttttttaatttttcaatttttgaaacTGTAGCCACCTATTCATCTCTTATCGTTTTAGATAGCCATATAGAAAAACGAGACTTAGCGTCATCTTTGTTTTCCGGGCTACAAATAATACCTGCCGTGAGGATGACATAAAGGTTCCCATTGAtggtttgatttcatttttattattgaggTAGGCATTCTCTCCCTTGGATTTTTGGCCAAGTTGTAAaatcttattgttattttctAGATCTTGATCTAGTATTGGCTGATGTTTTAGATTATTGGTGTGTAGAAAAATTACTCTTACAACTTAAATTTACTTTGATCTAGTCCTTCCTTGTCCTCATTGGGACATCTGTTtgtctaaatttttgtttttcgtttATTTATTCAGTATTATCTCTGcttgaaattgattcaattcggTTAAATACCATATTTGATGCCAGGATGTTGACCATATGTACCACAATTACATGATAGTTGGATTGGCAACTTGTTGGGTATCAAATTCACTATTTCTTATTAATGGGATCCCGTACATGTGAAACCACTAGTGATTCTTCCAAAACTTACAAAATTGTGTTCCAATAGATGGATTGGCCTGCTTTAGTAATCCTCTTGATTTGTAATGcagttatttgtttaattttattggaTATCAGTTCTCTTCTAAAAATATGCAATGTGTCGCATAACCCCTTATCTTATTGGCTAGTTACTTGTATTGCTCAAGCTTGtggtaaattaattaatagactTAGATGATTTTCTTCAAAACCATCAAGTTTATGGTTTAAGCTTagtttatacttttttttttgataaaagtggataaaccacaaatttattaaaaagaaaacacagcaTACAAGCACAATACAGGTAGATTAGAAAGAACAAAAActctcaccagaggtgaggCACAAGTGCTTTTAGAAAcataacaaggagaaaaaaaCAACGAGAAGATAAAGCAGCTTTGAAGATGAAAGCCATCAACAGGGGACACAGGTCAACAAAGCTGGGAGTGGAGAACTCTACTCCAGAGCTGGATTAGGATCTGATTCGCCAAAGTTGTTGGATATCTTAGCGTTGATGAAATTGATtgagcgcttgattttctgAGTAGCCTTCGCAAAGGACTGCTATTGATTAACATCGGCCGCTGAAAACCATGAAAGTAGCACATTAgtaattttaatcattatagAATGAGTAGGTAATgctgaaaattgaaaaatgcgATTGTTACGCtctagccaaatattccaaataatagcCCTAACGCAAAGATACCAAAGGGGTTGACATTGAGGTTGGATGGAAGTAATCCAAGTGGTTCAAATCTTCAAAAAGGAAGAGGGGGCGGAGTGTATTTCCATAAGTTGTGTGAAGAAGGACCAGATACGTGTAGTGTATGAGCAGTCGATGAAAAGATGATTTACAATCTCAGAAGCCCTATGGCAAAGCACGTAAGTATTAGTTGTATTTTGAAAGTTACAACTTTTTTTGAAGAGATTTGTAAGGGTGAAGATTTTATCTTCCCAAGCAAGCCAACAGAATAAGGTGATTTTTGTTGGGCATCTAATTTTCCAGAATTGCTTATAAAGTGGACAACGAATTCCTTCATCGATAAGAAACTTGTAAAAAGATTTTACCGAGAAAGATCCACTTTTATTCAGAGGCCAAGTGTAAAAGTCTTCTAGCAAAAtacttttgttgtaatttttgcCTTTTGGATCAGGAtctttattattcttgtttGGAAATATTGTCATCCATTTTATAGACACTTAAATGTGTGGGCTAGATTGGTTGACGATCCCATATTCTAccaatttctttctttattattattatttccttttatttaattatttatttgtttatttatcttttcctGATTAAGGACTAAGTACGTGGTGTTAGTCTAATTTGCTACCTAAGCAGCCAGCTTGGTTTGATCAATGGTTATTGTATATAATTAAGCTTTGGAATCTAAGCCAAAGTATAATGTTTATGTTTTAGGGTCTTTGCTTGAATtctgatt
Proteins encoded in this region:
- the LOC120270350 gene encoding putative disease resistance protein RGA3 — encoded protein: MGVVWEKLQLGQVGSKILFITENEEFVNNMRLPSTSYHLKGLSHRDCWSLLRQVSNLEAVASGQTKAQLEEVGMQIAAKLEGLPLAARVVGSLLCSNVNLNYWRMILNADVWKSKPEELYNISPALLLSY
- the LOC120270349 gene encoding putative disease resistance protein RGA3, whose protein sequence is MAHGLIQPQPGRQIEDTGNQYLIYLAQRSLLQSFGSEYKMHSLVHSLVMAVTADESLCLSGTDKSSNQHKNEKVSIRHIALISDNMKMAEILLNNLRTLLFIRTTRTNFEYGSLFMKLKCVRVLCLGDKRLRHLPESIGNLKQLRYLDLSHTVVSTVPDELCSLYNLQTLKLSISFSSKPLQNACRI